AAAGCATAGACAGCATCAAAGCtctgtcttaaaatacagtgtAATTAATAATACTTACAGACTGGCAGGCAGAAGGCTAACAGCAGCAGAGTGTGAGAAGACCTCATTTTGGTGATGAAGAGTGTCACTGATTTGGAACGCAACTGATATATATAGAATCATGGCCTTTAGGGGCAGGCTTTGGATGATTAGATAGGGTGAGATACACAGTGCACAGTAGACTGCACAGACATATTTTAATAAACACGTGTGTATAGTGATAAAGGTGTATTGAATCACATTTCAATACCggttacatgttttatttatttaaccttaatttaaccaggtgaATCTCAGTGATTAAAAATCTTTTTCAAGAGCAATAGGATAATATGCAGAAATAGAGGAGACTCATTAGGTCATTGTACAAGGCTTGACTGGAGTTGTGCAACGGAAATGTGTGGGAATTTAAGCATGTGCTTTGTTATTTACACAGCTGTCTGCTGGAATGTACTTTGGAAGAACTTCAGGGGAAATGCAAAATGTACCTTTTCAGAGTATTAGCAATTGATATGATAGAGGACAATGCTGGTATTTCAACCCTAACAATGACTGCTTTAAGAAAGCAATATAAAAGAAGAACAATGACATAAATCGGTCTAATTTGATTGGATATACCATAGAGaatttaaatatttatttcatcCAGCCATAAAACATCCACCAGCCAATATTTCAGTTAGGATTTGACTTACTTAAACTCTACTTTATAGACCCGAGGCTGGTATTACTCAGCAGCCCCCAATAGCATAACAGATCCTGACATTTTAGTGTCATGTGGAAATCACATTCAACCCATGTTTTCCATTACGTGTCATATCTCatgtttctgttttgaatttgtaGCCGTGATAACAGTAGCAATATTGGGTAAACAAGTTTAGAACCTGAGGAAAGCATTTTAGCTGAGATATCATTCATATTCCTGGCTGTATGACACAACCCCTCCCAGTTTACCTCCCATTTTAGCACTTGTTCTCCTTGACCTCCCTTCATCTAATATAAGAGGTGGTAGGGTTGGTGTATACCCTCAATGCTTCCTCTGTCATGCATCCAAAATCCCTCCTGTTGCTGCTGACCGGTAAGCCTGTCACATTTCAATATTGATCCGAAGCTTGTTGTCCACTTTTTCACATGCCTAAGAATATACATACAGTCTGAGATGATTTCAGATAAAATAATACTCATGTGTGCCCTCTGTAAACTCTTATTTGGAACCTCAATGTCAGGAATATGTGCAGTAGTGTGACTGATAGCTTCACCTCCCTCCTCTGCCAGCATATGCAGCCCATGGTTCACTGCAGCCCCAGGCTCTGTGGCAATTTGGCAGAATGATCACGTGCACCCAGCCTGATGTCAACCCCTTCATGTACAATAACTATGGCTGTTGGTGTGGCTTGGGGGGGACTGGGACCCCCAGGGATGACCTGGATAGGTAACTGGATTTCATTCCACTTGTGTTGGACATCATGACCAGGTGTTTCTGTGCATCTCAGAAAACAAATTACTTTCTTCTCTCAGGTGTTGTGAGGTCCACGACCTCTGCTACCGAGCGAGCAGGCATCTTCCAGAGTGCCGTCCCATCATTGACGTCCCTTACATCAAGGTGTACATATTCTCTTGCACAAATGGGCAGGTCTCCTGTTCAGGTAACAACTGAATTgtagaaataataaaataatttgtGGACATACATTTTCAATAAACTATACAATCTGCCCAAGCTCTATAATATTATCAGATGCAATGATGTTTTGAAGTAAAGGTGAGGTTTCAGCTTTCTGATTATAACTGCAACTAATGTTTATCATGAGCCTAAACCTGTTTGCTCACACCTCAGCTTCCAACGATGTGTGCCAGGCCTCAGTGTGCGAATGTGACCGAGTCGCCGCCAACTGCTTCGCCCAGTCCACCTACAACCCTGAGAACAATAACCTGGACCCCAAAACCCACTGTATCACCTGAGCCAAGACAAATCCTCTGGAAGCAGTACAAACATCTGAAACTACTGTAGATTCACTGAATGTTTATGAATCCTGTTTCATGGATGTGTGTCATGTTTGCTGGAATGGAATTTACTGTGCCAATTAAACTGTTGACCTATTAAATGATTGAATGGCATTCTTTTGAGTATGTGTTTGTTAGTTCTGTATTTGTATTGAACACATAGAATTCTGTGTAAGTAATAACTGGAGAATACCTGtaaacagtgcattcagaaagaattcagaccccttgactttttccaattttttttactttacagtcttattctaaaacagattaaaaaaaaaaaatcctcaatctacacacacaataccttataatgacaaagcaaaaacaggtttttagaaatatttgcaaatgtaatctcttagcaatctcactaggataaagacctccattcctgtcattat
The genomic region above belongs to Oncorhynchus mykiss isolate Arlee chromosome 6, USDA_OmykA_1.1, whole genome shotgun sequence and contains:
- the LOC110525547 gene encoding phospholipase A2, minor isoenzyme, which codes for MHPKSLLLLLTAYAAHGSLQPQALWQFGRMITCTQPDVNPFMYNNYGCWCGLGGTGTPRDDLDRCCEVHDLCYRASRHLPECRPIIDVPYIKVYIFSCTNGQVSCSASNDVCQASVCECDRVAANCFAQSTYNPENNNLDPKTHCIT